In one Carcharodon carcharias isolate sCarCar2 chromosome 39 unlocalized genomic scaffold, sCarCar2.pri SUPER_39_unloc_2, whole genome shotgun sequence genomic region, the following are encoded:
- the LOC121274948 gene encoding zinc finger protein 239-like, protein MEEEQQQQQREPAPRQKTMLPAGIRAIFRPPAGRGGVRRRCRPGQRGFICSDCGKTFEHSCHFERHLRVHTGERPFKCTTCDKDFNHKSNLVRHERTHTGERPFQCQTCGKEFSQPSNLVKHQLTHTGEKPFRCQTCGRDFSRLSNLATHQRTHTGEKPFQCPICLKDFSQSSILRRHQRTHTKEKKYRCVVYGAGSLSGRHVLLHATDNTSVLEVGHLQLSSPEQAEAAEQDESRNSDPSDGRYQEAAAELFICSDCGKSFKTMSRLEKHQEEHAEESAPPGTDR, encoded by the exons atggaggaggagcagcagcagcagcagcgggagCCAGCGCCTCGGCAGAAGACGATGCTTCCAGCGGGTATCCGTGCGATATTCCGGCCCCCGGCAGGGAGGGGGGGCGTGCGGAGACGTTGCCGCCCTGGCCAGCGGGGCTTCATCTGCTCAGATTGCGGGAAGACCTTCGAGCACTCCTGCCATTTTGAAAGGCACCTGCGGGTGCACACGGGCGAGAGGCCCTTCAAATGCACCACCTGCGACAAGGACTTCAACCACAAGTCGAACCTGGTGCGGCATGAGCGCACCCACACCGGGGAGCGGCCCTTCCAGTGCCAGACCTGCGGCAAGGAGTTTAGCCAGCCCTCCAACCTGGTCAAGCACCAGCTGACCCACACCGGGGAGAAGCCCTTCCGCTGTCAGACCTGTGGCCGCGACTTTAGCCGGCTCTCCAACCTCGCCACCCACCAACGCACCCACACCGGCGAGAAGCCCTTCCAGTGCCCCATCTGCCTCAAGGATTTTAGCCAGTCCTCCATCCTCCGCCGGCACCAGCGCACCCACACCAAGGAGAAGAAGTACCGCTGCGTGGTATATGGAGCCGGGTCCCTCAGCGGGAGGCACGTCCTCTTGCATGCCACCGATAACACCAG TGTGTTGGAGGTGGGGCATCTCCAGCTGAGCAGCCCGGAGCAGGCTGAGGCAGCGGAGCAGGACGAGTCCAGGAACTCCGACCCGTCCGACGGGCGATACCAGGAGGCGGCCGCGGAGCTCTTTATCTGCTCGGACTGCGGCAAAAGCTTCAAGACCATGTCCAGGCTGGAGAAACACCAGGAGGAGCATGCGGAGGAGAGCGCCCCGCCCGGCACCGACCGTTAG